Genomic DNA from Hordeum vulgare subsp. vulgare chromosome 2H, MorexV3_pseudomolecules_assembly, whole genome shotgun sequence:
GACAGATGGGGGCGAGGATCCGGTGAGACGCGGCGGGATCCGGCGAGACGCGGCGGGATCCGGCAGTCGGGGGAGAGGAGACGGCGAGAcggcggcgggatccggtggCGTGGCAAGCTGGATGGGTTACGGGACAGAGGAGACCGGTTGTGCTCGAGATCAGCTTCGTCGGGAGCTGGATGGGTTGCGGGACAGAGGAGACCGGCGGCTTCGAGAGCGGAGCGATCCAATCGGGAGATCGAAGCGGCGACCGGCGGCTGGATCGTGACAGGAGACCAGCTGTGCTCGAGATCGAGATGCACCAGCAGCCAGCCCGACGGGATGGAAGCGCAGGAGGAAGCGCAAGAGGATcaagcacgagttgcgcgtgctaAAAAAAAtctaggctctaataccatgttaggaatatgcaacttgtattcccatgaggccataggccgatatatatacatgtacagttgTGGACTATATGCAGAGAACCCCTTATACAATAGGATAAATACGAAGGGTAcatggctatattatatatactctaacagCAATCACCTtagaaaagatttattttctctgATCGGTATTTTTTAGGCCAAATGATATTGTTTGTCCAATCTGTACGTTCAATAAAATGTTGTTACAAACATGTACCAAATAACCATGCAACAAGATTTTCAGTTCAAATGATAAAAAGGAAATTAGACATGCCAAACTCGCTCATCATGTTACAAAATGTAACCGGGTCACAAGATAGTTTGTGACCCGAACATGAATGTTCTGCAATTGTTGTCATGTTACAGTATTTCTACCATCATTCCTTCACATACGATCAACTGGTAGGACTATATGGTAATAGAATCTTTCATATTATCAATTGGTATTTCACTAATTTATTGCTTACTTCTATACTAACTACTGAAACATAAAAGACACTAATACCTATTTAAGAGTCATGGGAGACAGACATAATATGTCACCCTGTTTTATGTAGACCCTTGGATAAAAAGGTATGGTTCAAAATTGTTTGAGAACGTCTTATAATTTCTCATGCACAAAAGTATTTTTGCCAGATACCTTCGTAACACAATAGTAAGCCTTCCCCGACTCCCAGATACGCCGCCCAAAAATGTATTCACGGTCACTGCAGAAGAAAGGGAACTGGAAAACAAACAACATGTTGGAATTGTGAAATTCAACAATGAAAGTAAAGGAATTAGAACTCATCGAACCTTTTTAATCCAGTGAATAATTGTGGTTCCATTCTGAGAAAACTCATCCAAAGTTTTGAAGCACACAAGCATGGGATCCCACTTTAGACGAAAATCATCATCCCAGAAGAAATCTCTAACCAGTTCAGGAGTAGCATCCTCAAATATGGTCTGGCTACAATGCATTATAGGTCCCACCTAAATAAAAAATACAAACAAATTAGAGCGCTGCACATGAAAAAATAAATGACAAGATGTTGACAATTTAGCCATGATATAATTCTCTGCACGTACCTACAGTTTCTCAATCAAGTAACTTCAGAAAAGAAGGTAGAAGTCTAACAAAACACGTAGTAGATGGATAAAGGTATACTAACAAGTCAATGACATGATAACATTGCGAAAAGAAATGGCATAATAATATTACCACAAGGGACAAAGCCCATTTCGCCAGAAAAAATTATCATGGGGCAAAAGGGCGCTACTGGACTTTAAATATTCATAACCAAGTACATGGGGAATTTATTTGAAGTATTTAAATTCTTCTTTGCATTTAGAGGCTTATACTACCAACCTCAGAAAAGAAGCAAATACTACCTCTTATAATGAAGGACCcttctttttcatatataaaaatactagtATATCTTAGCATTTGTTTCTCTTCCTAGAACCCATTGACAAAACAAACCTCGGGCTCATGCCTCCAGGCCTTGTACGTCATGTTGGAAGTGGTACGCTCCATCAAATGCTGCCATGTTGTACGCCCACTCTCCTTATTATCTAAAAGTTGCACGAGGTGATCTAGGTCCTTCTCAGTGACAATATCATGCTTGCCCTCAAAAATTGACcttgtaaaaaatattttttagtgGAAGAGATCGTTGGATAAATGTACATTGATGAGGCTTTTGGGTGCATTCATATATGAAGAATACAATTTATCTATGTTACAATAATCGAACTAAAGAAACTCATCACGATCAATCGCACAAAACAAGCAGGCCAAAATGAATTTAAAATGATGCTTATCATTAGTCCTTATTCTGAAATCAGTCAACTTTGGTTTTCCTATCACAATTCAAAGACAACCAATCATTTATTTAACTATTTTGCCACATTGATTTAGCTTATTCTTCACTGCAATGACCATGCCTACATCAAATGCAATTGTTCAAGTAAGTAGAAGACATTTAACCCTCACCTCCATGACCTGGCCATAACAGTAAGCCCAAACACAAGCGGTCAACTACAATTTATAACCATACTGGCAGTAACTAATTCTTTATCATAAATAGTGAGGCAAGGTAAGCTATATGTTGCAAATCCTTGAATCGTGCAATCTAAACCCAGAAGGCAAAGTTTCACATAACTGAGGGACACGGGTCATCGGTGAGCCCCAAAACACCCTAAGGAAGTAAACACTGCAAAATTTCAGCACTACGTATCCAATTAGAAATACAAACACGCTGACGCACTAATCTTGCTCCACAACCTTCGTAATCGGTTCAGTTTTACTAGTTCAATTTGATGAAAAAACTGTACAAGCTCCCAATATTAGTGCTGGTCGTTGGCTGAATTGCAAGCATACCACACTTCCGTTCTAGTAATTTGTAAGTACAGATACCCGAACCAATTCCAACCAACACAATTGACAAGTCAAATGCCGCCCCGTGCTTCACTGGCATAGATAGATTCAACTAGTACGCTCTCACCTGCCGTCGGCGCAAGAGCCAGCATCCCCGCAGGCGTCCGCGTCGTCGTTCGAGGGATCCTTGCGCTGGTACTTCCCATGGCGGCGGAAGGCGGAGGAGAGCAGCTGCGGCGCGACGGAGAAGGCGGAGAGCGCGGTGCAGGCGAGCCATAGGCGGCGCGCGCCGAGCCCGGGAGGCACGCAGAGGAGCCGGAGGCGGCTGCGGAAGCCGAGGAAGATCAGCCCGGTCCAGCGCGGCCGCCATGCCCACCCTACGAAGAGGCCGATCATGACCGCCGCCCAGATCGGCACGGCGCACAGCAGCACGTCTACCGCCATCTCTGCCAATGCCGGCCAGCGCAGGagcagcgccgccgcctcctcgtacCACCCCGCCATTGCTAGGGCCGGCAccttcctctccccctccctctcgccACCTTTTTCGTTTTTGATTGATTGCTTTATTTTCTTGGCAAAAATGGCGGAGAGGACGGAAAGGGAAGATACGAGCCGGGACGAGGTCGTTTCTGTCGGTGAGGCTGACCTATGGGCCAGGATACGCAGGCCTACCTGTCGGTGAAAGCTGTAGCGAGCGGTTTTTTTATGGAGTGAGCTGGGTTTTTTTAATATGCATCTCAttcatatcataaagtttaaagtaCAAGTAGCATAAATACCGACGTAACAAAACTAAAAAGATAAAATAAACATCTCTAAGTTTGACACCAACGTGTGTCACTTGTCTCCGGCACCATCAGAGCAGTCATCGAAGAAAAGAATAACGAATCATCTTCGCATCCGAGCTCGGCACGGCTCTGTCGCTCATATGCAGCTTTGCGTACCTTTAAGGTGGCTCACCCAGAGTCAAACCTTTGCCGTTGAACGAATCAGAGCGGGACAACACCCCGGACACGCCATCGAATTGCAGATCTCGCACCCCATCATGACTACGACGTTGAAGGAGGAAACCATGTGTGTCATCCATGAACCACGAACCCAGAACATGTTCCGTCTTTCAAATGTCGTCGGTGCACACCATAATCTGCATCCGCTCCTCGACTACCTCCCAAGCTCCGCATTGACGCTGGAGCAAACACCGTCGCAGCGGCCGAGCCCGAGGACACAGGTCCACCACGAGGATGCCATCGCCGCCACGCCATCCTTACTTGAACAGACCGGTTTGTAAATCCATCCCTAACCATAGGACCGATAGCCTCGTCAGGGAAGGATCCAAATAATCTTTATTCACCATCGTCATCTCCGATGTCGAAGCTAAGACGATGAACAAACTAAAAACATAGACTACAGGGAAGGAtttgagtaatgcttggagaacgatgacatggtgtatacaaagtaaactcaatcaatatgaataaaaccccatcattttatccttagtggcaacaacacagagacgcaacttgtccccttctaccACTGGATACAGAAACTCAtccgttgaacccactacaacgcacccttcTCACTAaataaataccaaactacttggtcaaagcaattcaatagaccaTAGATAATTACGAATCTATGATGATCatacaaataagaatcataataatttcagagaaggctcaaatacttttcatgaataatctgaacataaaaccataattcatcggatcccaacaaacacatcatacaaaagaattacatcggatagatcaaagcaaagatgtgatgatcgttgtattgaagaccaagagagagagagagagaaggaggcatctaggtactaactatggatctataggtctatggtgaactactcacacatcatcacgagggcaataaggttgatgaagaggctctccgtgatcgatcccccctccgacagggtgccgaaacggagcTCTGGATGGGATCGTCGTGGAAAAGAGACTTGCAGCGAAGGAAAAAGTGTTTCTCTCTGATATTTAGGTTTTTTTAAATATATGTGAAGTTATAGGCCATATAGCGGAGGTGGAGGGtccaccagggagggacaagccatcagggcatgccgaccccccccccccggtcgcgcCCTGCTAGCTTCCgcctccctcgtgtggcttccggtcttctcccaaagcttacacgtcttcttttggtccaaaaaatcataaaaaagtttcggggtaATTGGACTttatttggtactgtaaacctgaaaagtaaagaacacgcagggcactgggtcaatatgtTACTGATCAAAAATAATTTAAATTAGTAAATTATGACCCAGAAAGTATTCTAGGATGAAAACATaggagcatgaaacaataaaaaaattatagatacgttggagacgtatcaagcatccccaagtttaattcatgctcgtcctcgagtaggtaaatgataaaaaacaaaaaaatgatgctacgtgctacccaatatgtaaaaTTTTGCATGTATGTTCATTGAGAAATGATAAATTAAAAAACACCAACATTGTGATATTTATAAGCGCAAGCAACAAAGTCAACAATCTTTCAAAgcatacgatcctaaaagaatgtttacccccattcatctttcatattagcaagTCATGTCTCCATATTCATCACATTAAtataaatgtcaagcaccacggtgtccaagtcacgcaattggatcaTGTTTTTTCAATGTGAATcaaatttttattcttcatgcagtaCATGAGCgttaaccatggacatagcataagggtggaatagaatatggtgtaggtatcaaaggggtaaaaagtggagaagatagtctcacatcaactaggtgtaccaatgggctatggagatgcccatcggtagatgtcaatgcaaggagtagggattgccatgcaaatgatgtagtgagctataagtgtatgaaagctccaatgAAGCTAAGTGAGTTATAagtgcatttgaggaagcccatcattggaatatacaagccaagtttataataatgaaaatGTGATTTCCActtgcatatgaaaatgacatatcatgagactctatatgaggaacaaggtgccactttgaggcacaagtctgGTAAAGAATAGTAGCAAagtgccttctctctttttctatcattcatttttttatggtgggctcatttggcctcacccatttttatttccttaaTGGTACagtgatctaataatgatgatcatcacacttttatttacttaccacTCAATGAAAGCTCGGTATGAAGAACTatgtgttgtaaatatgccctagaggcaataataaattggttattattatatttcttttttcatgataatcgtttattatccatgctagaattgtattcattggaaactcaaatacatgtgtggatacatagactgttggggaacgtcgcatgggaaacaaaaaaattcctacgcgcacgaagacctatcatggtgatgtccatctacgtgaggggatgagtgatctacgtacccttgtagaccgtacagcagaagcgttagtgaacgcggttgatgtagtggaacgtcctcacgtccctcgatccaccccgcgaacaatcccgcgatcagtctcacgatctagtaccgaacggacggcacctcagcgttcagcacacgtacagctcgacgatgatctcggccttcttgatccagcaagagagacggagaggtagaagagttctccggcagcgtgatggcgctccgtaggttggtgatgatctcgtctcagcagggctccgcctgagctccgcagaaacgcgatctagaggaaaaaccgtggaggtatgtggtcgggctgccgtggaaaagtcatctcaaatcagccctaaaacctccgtatatataggtgggagagggggggccttgccttggggctcaaggagccccaagggggtcggccgagccaaggggggaaggtctccccccccaaaccgagttggacttggtttggtgggtgggagtccttccttcccttcccacctcctttttttttctttctctttgatttttcttccaatgcgcatagggccccttttgggctgtcccaccagcccactaagggctggtgcgccaccctcaaggcctatgggcttccccggggtgggtccccccccccggtgaactcccggaacccattcgtcattcccggtacattcccggtaactccgaaaaccttccggtaatcaaatgaggtcatcctatatatcaatcttcgtttccggaccattccggaaaccctcgtgacgtccgtgatctcatccgggactccgaacaacattcggtaaccaaccatataactcaaatacgcataaaacaacgtcgaaccttaagtgtgcagaccctgcgggttcgagaactatgtagacatgacccgagagactcctcggtcaatatccaatagcgggacctgtattcccatattggatcctacatattctatgaagaacttatcgtttgaacctcggtgccaaggattcatataatcccgtatgtcattccctttgtccttcggtatgttacttgcccgagattcgatcgtgagtatccgcatacctatttcaatctcgtttaccggcaagtctctttactcgttccgtaatacaagatcccgcaacttacactaagttacattgcttgcaaggcttgtgtgtgatgttgtattatcgagtgggccccgagatacctctccgtcacacggagtgacaaatcccagtcttgatccatactaactcaactaacaccttcggagatacctgtagagcatctttatagtcacccagttacgttgcgatgtttgatacacacaaagtattcctccggtgtcagtgagttatatgatctcatggtcataggaacaaatacttgacacgcagaaaacagtagcaacaaaatgacatgatcaacatgctacgtctattagtttgggtctagtccatcatgtgattctcctaatgacgtgatccagttatcaagcaacaacaccttgttcataatcagaagacactgactatctttgatcaactggctatccaactagaggcttgctagggacagtgttttgtctatgtatccacacatgtaaatgagtcttcattcaatacaattatagcatggataataaacgattatcttgctacaggaattataataataactatatttattattgcctctagggcataattccaacatagacaacacactgtccctagtgagcctctagttgactagctcgttgatcaaagatggtcaaggtttcctagccatagacaagtgttgtcacttgataacggggtcacatcattaggagaatgaagtgatggacaagacccaaactataaacatagcatatgatcgtgtcagtttactgctactgttttctgcatgtcaatgtatctgttcctatgaccatgagatcatgcaacacccagacaccggaggaataccttgtgtgtataaaatgttgCAACgttgctgggtgactataaaggtgctctacatgtatctccaaaggtgtctgttgggttggcatggatcaagactgggatttgtcactccgtgtgacggagaggtatctcggggcccactcggtaatacaacatcacaataagacttgcaagcaatgtgactaaggaggtagtcacgggatcttgtattacggaacgagtaaagagacttgccgataacgggattgaactaggtatggagataccgatgatcgaatctcgcgcaagtaacataccgaaggacaaagggaatatcatacgggattaactcagtccttgacatagaggttcaactgatagagaacTTTGTAGACTATGTAGGAGCCAAcatgtacatccaggtcccgctattggttattgaccggggagtgtctcaggtcatgtctgcatagttctcgaacccgcaggggtatgcacacttaaggttcggtgacgttttcggtatagttgaattataggtgtttgtaaccgaatgttgttcagagtctcggatgagatcttggatgtcatgaggagcttcggaatggtccggaggtaaagattgatatataggaaagtggtttttgaactctgaaaaagttttggacatttccggtagtgtaccgagagtgacgaatgggttacgggggtccaccaggtgggcccacccaccccaaagggtctcatgggctgtgggaggacgtggaccagcccttagtgggttgtccgaagcctccactaaagcccatggcggattggaggtgggaaggaaagaaacccaaaagtggaaaaggtggaaagggttaccaagtggagaggaggaatcctactcctagtaggattggagtaggactcttccacctcctatttcggccaaaccttgagggtttgaggatgcctcctcccctccct
This window encodes:
- the LOC123426201 gene encoding uncharacterized protein LOC123426201, whose product is MAGWYEEAAALLLRWPALAEMAVDVLLCAVPIWAAVMIGLFVGWAWRPRWTGLIFLGFRSRLRLLCVPPGLGARRLWLACTALSAFSVAPQLLSSAFRRHGKYQRKDPSNDDADACGDAGSCADGRSIFEGKHDIVTEKDLDHLVQLLDNKESGRTTWQHLMERTTSNMTYKAWRHEPEVGPIMHCSQTIFEDATPELVRDFFWDDDFRLKWDPMLVCFKTLDEFSQNGTTIIHWIKKFPFFCSDREYIFGRRIWESGKAYYCVTKGVPYPSLPKKEKPRRVELYFSSWRIRPVQSPKQDGQQPMACEVTLFHYEDMGIPKDVAKVGVRHGMWGAVKKLQSGFRAYQLMRKSEHILSHSAIMARVTTKTCIAGSDGSLDQWPSSTEQASTEDYNSRAVQHGFNWKWVVVGSTVAAVCVLNTGIVGKALLLGAARRQAKKC